From the genome of Candidozyma auris chromosome 2, complete sequence, one region includes:
- the SNU114 gene encoding U5 snRNP GTPase SNU114: MDNEDLYDEFGNFIGGSNDSGSESFSGSDLEPVDEEVSDEEAPHDVDVEQNTDSALVTTDDLSQRFSGAETIIVEPKQVPENQPVLRADSQKRSHIEFTAESAEDLPETTYSREYMLKLANDLPERIRNVAFVGNLHTGKTSLIDSLVLETHPTVTLSKKDMQELKPLRYLDTHVLERGRGMSIFAHPMTLLLPDHRDRSLVLNILDCPGHPEFDDETQSMLEVADGAVLVLDAVEGLSKRDKRLITSIMKRNIPFTVVLNKIDRLIIESRLPVSDFYLKLRHIINDINATIHHNEFASLYKHKKLISPLEGNVVFASNVFQVSFSLKSFGDIYARQLEDGKKPSIQFESLLWGDLYYNESTRKFAKDKKLGKRTFDHFVSEPLYKLVTYTITTDNKNSKNLSKILWENFRITLKKDQLEKDPQELLRVTLSRIFGFTRDLVMSISTSVPSPEKADSNNENLPDPAHNEVVATVIKHAFSSDYGTRFALVKVRKGAISTGDSVKLLFNKEGDSKNVRVGAIRIPAGRYTFTAQRVSAGMFAYIEGFESINVSTATIYSKNVPSNKMVPLHRVSSGQRSVFKVALEPEYPHELPRLVESLRKLSLTYISSVIKLEESGEHVLLAPGELYLDIFLHDLRNSFDEYLSIKVSDPMVKFGETSSEMSATKLPSYGPSKKTHISITAEPFDDRNFSKAVTKGTLDVCQPSRNLSKTLRNEFGWDALAARSLWVLGPSDMQQPSTLLDDTISNETDKNTLLSFKEPILKGFKLGVEEGPLCGEPVRDTKFKILDAVLSSSNISSHGAQITTMTRNAVHTGLLTAAPRLLEPVYRVSIVCTMRSVQAAQIILDKRRGWIVSEIPIPASPLFELEGFVPVIDSVGLDTDMRLHTQGQAMCLVEFDRWKVVPGDPLDKNVPMPSLRPVPHESMARDFVMKTRRRKGLSDEPNLQKYIDPSLFSRLRESGLID; the protein is encoded by the coding sequence ATGGATAACGAGGACTTGTATGATGAGTTTGGCAATTTCATCGGCGGCTCTAATGACTCCGGGTCTGAATCTTTCTCAGGTTCGGATCTTGAGCCAGTTGACGAAGAGGTCTCTGACGAAGAGGCACCtcatgatgttgatgttgaacaAAACACAGATAGTGCCTTGGTCACTACTGATGATCTTTCACAGCGCTTTTCAGGGGCCGAAACCATCATAGTCGAGCCCAAGCAAGTACCTGAGAATCAGCCTGTGCTCAGAGCAGATCTGCAAAAGAGAAGTCATATTGAATTTACAGCTGAGAGTGCAGAGGACCTACCGGAAACGACATACTCTCGAGAATACATGTTAAAACTTGCCAACGATTTACCTGAAAGAATTCGTAATGTTGCTTTTGTGGGGAATCTTCATACTGGTAAGACTAGTTTGATTGACTCCTTAGTCCTTGAAACCCATCCTACGGTGACtttatcaaagaaagacatGCAAGAGCTTAAACCATTGCGCTATCTCGATACACATGTGCTAGAACGAGGCAGGGGAATGTCCATATTTGCACATCCCATGACTCTTTTGTTGCCTGATCATCGCGACAGATCCCTCGTGCTCAATATTTTGGACTGTCCGGGCCATCCTGAATTCGACGATGAAACACAGCTGATGCTAGAGGTGGCTGATGGAGCAGTTTTGGTACTCGATGCGGTGGAAGGTTTATCAAAGCGAGACAAGAGACTTATCACGTCCATTATGAAAAGAAATATTCCCTTCACCGTGGTTCTTAACAAGATTGACCGTCTCATAATCGAGCTGCGTCTACCAGTTTCTGATTTCTACCTTAAACTTCGTCACATTATCAACGATATCAATGCAACTATCCATCACAATGAATTCGCACTGCTATATaagcacaagaagcttATAAGTCCACTTGAGGGCAATGTTGTATTCGCATCAAACGTCTTTCAGGTGTCCTTCTCTCTTAAATCGTTCGGTGATATATACGCTCGTcagcttgaagatggcaagAAGCCATCAATCCAGTTCGAAAGTCTTCTATGGGGTGATTTGTACTACAATGAAAGCACTCGAAAGTTCGCTAAGGACAAGAAACTCGGAAAGCGCACCTTTGATCACTTTGTCCTGGAACCTCTTTACAAGTTGGTAACATATACGATTACAACAGACAACAAAAATCTGAAGAACCTCTCTAAAATTTTATGGGAAAATTTCAGAATAACACTCAAGAAGGATCAACTCGAAAAGGATCCCCAGGAGTTGTTGAGGGTGACATTGTCTCGAATCTTTGGATTTACGAGGGATCTAGTGATGCTGATATCGACCAGTGTACCTTCACCAGAGAAAGCAGATTCGAACAATGAAAACTTACCTGATCCGGCTCATAACGAAGTCGTTGCAACTGTCATCAAGCAtgctttctcttctgatTATGGCACTCGATTCGCTTTGGTGAAGGTTCGCAAAGGTGCTATCAGCACTGGTGACTCTGTAAAGCTATTGTTTAATAAAGAAGGTGATAGCAAAAATGTTAGAGTTGGAGCAATACGAATTCCAGCGGGAAGATACACTTTTACGGCTCAAAGAGTTAGTGCTGGAATGTTTGCCTACATCGAAGGCTTCGAGTCCATCAATGTTTCAACGGCCACGATTTACAGTAAGAATGTACCTTCAAACAAAATGGTGCCTTTACATAGGGTATCATCGGGTCAGCGGTCCGTGTTCAAGGTAGCTTTGGAGCCGGAATACCCTCACGAATTACCAAGACTTGTTGAGAGTCTTCGTAAACTCAGCCTCACTTATATATCCTCCGTCATTAAGCTTGAGGAAAGTGGGGAGCATGTCTTGCTAGCTCCTGGTGAATTATACCTAGATATTTTCCTTCACGATTTACGCAACTCCTTTGACGAGTACCTATCCATTAAGGTTAGTGATCCAATGGTTAAGTTCGGCGAGACAAGTTCAGAGATGTCTGCAACCAAGTTACCATCTTACGGGCCCTCCAAGAAGACTCACATTTCAATTACAGCAGAACCATTCGACGACAGGAACTTTAGTAAGGCTGTCACGAAAGGCACACTCGATGTTTGTCAGCCCCTGCGCAACCTTTCAAAGACCCTTCGAAATGAGTTCGGTTGGGATGCTTTGGCGGCAAGGTCGTTATGGGTACTCGGGCCCAGCGATATGCAGCAACCCTCTACACTTCTCGATGACACAATCAGTAATGAGACTGATAAAAATACTCTCCTCTCTTTCAAAGAGCCTATTTTGAAGGGCTTCAAGCTAGGTGTCGAGGAGGGGCCATTGTGCGGCGAGCCTGTTCGAGACACCAAGTTCAAAATCCTTGATGCAGTGCTTTCATCCTCGAATATCAGCAGCCATGGAGCTCAAATTACAACGATGACACGTAATGCGGTACACACTGGCTTACTCACAGCTGCTCCTCGTTTGCTTGAACCTGTTTATCGTGTCTCCATTGTCTGCACGATGAGAAGTGTCCAAGCAGCACAGATCATTCTAGACAAGAGGCGTGGATGGATCGTTTCTGAGATACCGATACCCGCAAGTCCGTTGTTTGAGCTCGAGGGTTTTGTCCCAGTCATAGACTCAGTTGGTTTAGATACAGACATGAGGCTACACACACAAGGTCAAGCAATGTGCTTAGTGGAGTTTGATCGCTGGAAAGTGGTTCCAGGAGACCCTCTCGATAAAAACGTGCCAATGCCCTCACTCAGACCGGTTCCGCACGAGTCGATGGCAAGAGATTTTGTCATGAAGACTAGACGGAGAAAAGGCTTGAGTGATGAACCTAATTTGCAAAAGTATATTGACCCAAGCCTTTTCTCTCGCTTGCGAGAAAGTGGTCTCATTGATTAA
- the RPB4 gene encoding DNA-directed RNA polymerase II subunit RPB4 encodes MNVSTSALGVRRRKPRSQDIDDEENAAVLKLGPEFQLTQITNSGEQEQLIALNLSEARLLIRAALKERKSKQDAKKYEEEDEENEREDEIANIELAGPNSNEVTHKTLNYLSTFSRFKNSFSTETVEKLLNDFNNQASEPLHPFELAQLGNLECEDAEEAKSLIPSLSNKVSDVQLKTLLTELRKYQTLS; translated from the coding sequence ATGAATGTTAGCACAAGTGCACTTGGTGTGAGGAGGAGAAAGCCCCGGAGTCAAGATATagatgatgaggaaaatGCTGCTGTTTTGAAGCTAGGGCCGGAGTTCCAACTTACACAGATCACAAACAGCGGAGAACAGGAGCAGCTTATAGCATTGAATTTATCAGAAGCCAGACTTCTTATTCGAGCGGCGTTAAAGGAGCGTAAAAGCAAGCAAGACGCTAAAAAAtacgaggaagaagatgaagagaatgagaGAGAAGACGAGATTGCCAACATAGAGCTCGCGGGACCAAATTCCAACGAGGTAACACACAAGACTTTAAACTACCTCTCGACGTTTAGCAGGTTTAAGAATTCCTTCTCTACTGAGACTGTTGAGAAACTTTTGAATGACTTTAATAACCAGGCATCTGAGCCTTTGCATCCCTTTGAGTTGGCTCAGCTAGGTAATTTGGAATGCGAGGAtgcagaagaagccaaaTCTTTAATCCCCAGCTTGTCTAACAAAGTCTCAGACGTTCAGCTCAAAACACTCTTGACAGAGTTAAGAAAGTACCAGACCTTGTCGTAA
- the YAK1 gene encoding serine/threonine protein kinase YAK1: MSFNYPYSRHNPQDSWSIGSGEYGKSAAMGSPGSANSGTMMPENDQSPGFRNPWYSPSQLGQQSLAGSMNNSPQHSPQLSLLQQKKQPFNNQLQTTYENADQQLSSQQPTIYPPSRADNPFNHYYTNQEVSLHHMPDRRMSAAVDGPLYNPYNNAMHLHSSATTNSQLIPPGSAQNALPFTSSMAYNSARRSSVAAGANSYQRTPLQSRYFSGVNVPPSAPFIGVPPAGPPTKTTPRLTKIRSKNDLKPKIHHQPKYRRRSINSMHISPVNALSVYLTESYSMCQPQKFRYSKTSNPKRVLTKPSEPKFNNGYDNVDSDYILYVNDMLGVEEGRKYVVLDLLGSGTFGQVVKCQNLANQSVVAVKVIKSSAPFLNQSLSEVKLLEFLNQNSSSSNFIKLLDTFMHKEHLCLVFEILASNLYELIKQNQFNGLNMKLVKSFTRQLLEACAQLKNLQIIHCDLKPENILLCQPDKPDIKVIDFGSACFTRQTIYSYIQSRFYRSPEVILGLPYTESIDMWSLGCIVGELFLGLPMFPGSSEYNQIWKIVDMLGNPPRHMIEVGRNAMNYFEKLPSPDANGKPKYKLKSHEDYLDFLRKTKGKDEATKAEQPNKVYFSDRLLKDIILNYKMPSRKMTQTMVDREMHDRHLLVDFLTKVLNFNPLERLTPQEALKHPFVSETSVASYPKVSSSEYSAAPTVV; the protein is encoded by the coding sequence ATGTCGTTCAATTACCCTTATTCTAGGCATAATCCCCAGGACTCTTGGCTGATAGGCTCCGGTGAGTATGGTAAAAGTGCTGCCATGGGTCTGCCCGGCTCGGCCAACAGTGGAACCATGATGCCAGAAAATGACCAATCGCCAGGGTTTCGAAACCCCTGGTATTCGCCAAGTCAGCTAGGCCAACAACTGTTGGCTGGATCAATGAACAATCTGCCGCAGCACCTGCCCCAACTAtcgcttcttcaacagaagaaacagcCGTTCAACAATCAGCTTCAGACAACCTATGAAAACGCCGATCAACAGCTCTCTTCACAGCAGCCGACAATATACCCGCCTCTGCGTGCTGATAACCCATTCAACCACTACTACACAAACCAGGAGGTGCTGCTCCACCACATGCCTGATAGACGGATGTCAGCTGCCGTTGATGGTCCGTTGTACAATCCATACAACAATGCAATGCATCTTCATTCCAGTGCAACCACAAACTCTCAGCTCATTCCTCCCGGATCAGCACAAAATGCGCTTCCTTTTACCCTGTCAATGGCCTACAATTCAGCTCGGAGATCTTCAGTGGCGGCTGGCGCCAATTCTTACCAGCGAACTCCGCTTCAATCCCGGTACTTCAGCGGAGTAAACGTTCCACCTTCAGCGCCATTTATAGGCGTGCCTCCAGCGGGTCCTCCAACAAAAACCACACCAAGGTTGACTAAAATTCGATCGAAGAATGATCTCAAGCCAAAGATTCATCATCAGCCAAAGTATAGACGGCGGTCGATCAACTCGATGCATATCTCACCAGTGAATGCACTTTCGGTCTACTTGACCGAGTCATATTCTATGTGTCAACCACAGAAGTTTCGGTACTCCAAGACGTCCAACCCGAAGCGTGTTTTAACGAAACCACTGGAGCCCAAGTTCAATAACGGTTATGATAACGTCGACTCAGACTACATTCTCTACGTCAACGATATGCTTGGTGTTGAAGAGGGCAGAAAGTATGTCGTGCTCGATCTCCTTGGTTCAGGTACATTTGGTCAGGTTGTGAAATGCCAAAATTTGGCCAATCAATCTGTGGTTGCAGTGAAGGTGATTAAGTCGAGTGCTCCCTTTCTCAACCAATCCCTCTCAGAagtcaagcttcttgaatttCTCAATCAGAACAGCTCAAGCTCCAATTTTatcaaactccttgatACTTTCATGCATAAAGAGCATCTTTGTTTGGTTTTTGAGATATTGGCATCAAACTTGTATGAACTCATCAAACAAAACCAATTCAATGGCCTCAATATGAAGCTTGTCAAATCCTTCACGAggcagcttcttgaagcttgCGCTCAGTTGAAGAATCTTCAGATAATTCATTGTGATCTCAAACCAGAGAATATCTTGCTATGCCAGCCGGATAAACCAGATATCAAAGTGATTGATTTTGGCAGTGCTTGCTTCACAAGACAAACCATCTACTCATATATACAGCTGAGATTTTATAGATCTCCAGAGGTGATCTTGGGACTTCCATACACCGAGTCAATTGATATGTGGTCTTTGGGATGCATAGTCGGTGAGCTATTTCTTGGATTACCAATGTTTCCAGGCTCTTCGGAATATAATCAGATATGGAAGATTGTGGACATGTTGGGTAACCCGCCAAGACACATGATCGAAGTCGGAAGGAACGCCATGAACTATTTCGAGAAACTACCGTCCCCAGATGCCAATGGCAAGCCCAAGTACAAGCTTAAGTCACACGAAGATTaccttgatttcttgaggAAAACGAAGGGTAAGGACGAGGCTACTAAAGCTGAGCAGCCAAACAAGGTATACTTCAGTGATCGTCTACTCAAAGACATAATCTTGAACTACAAGATGCCGTCTCGTAAAATGACACAAACTATGGTGGACAGAGAGATGCATGACAGACATTTGCTCGTTGATTTCTTGACCAAAGTGCTCAACTTTAATCCGCTCGAGAGGTTAACACCACAGGAAGCTCTTAAGCACCCATTTGTTAGCGAGACATCTGTCGCTTCATATCCAAAGGTATCATCACTGGAGTATTCAGCTGCACCAACAGTGGTGTAA
- the TIM17 gene encoding protein transporter TIM17: MSADHTRDPCPIVIVSDFGGAFAMGAFGGLIWHGIKGFRNSPYGERSYGAFNAARTRAPVVGGNFGVWGGLFSTFDCAVKGARKKEDAWNAIIAGFFTGGALAIRGGWKATRNSAITCACFLGIIEGAGMMLQRAMAQPAIAPVYGEEPMAA, from the coding sequence ATGTCTGCTGACCACACTAGAGATCCCTGCCCGATCGTCATCGTCAGCGACTTTGGAGGTGCCTTTGCCATGGGTGCCTTCGGTGGCTTGATCTGGCACGGTATCAAGGGTTTCCGTAACTCTCCTTATGGAGAAAGATCATACGGTGCATTCAACGCCGCAAGAACCAGAGCTCCAGTTGTTGGAGGTAATTTCGGTGTTTGGGGTGGTCTCTTTTCTACTTTCGACTGTGCTGTGAAAGGTGccagaaagaaggaggatgCGTGGAACGCCATCATTGCAGGTTTCTTCACTGGTGGCGCTTTGGCGATCAGAGGTGGGTGGAAAGCCACGAGAAATTCTGCCATCACATGTGCATGCTTCTTGGGTATTATCGAAGGTGCGGGTATGATGTTGCAAAGAGCTATGGCTCAGCCTGCTATCGCCCCTGTTTACGGTGAGGAGCCGATGGCTGCTTGA
- the TPO5 gene encoding Tpo5p: protein MSPDVNIPRQSYYASGFNLIRDSAPATFVSNLLHEDDNEEEHVEHFKYKQQLERKLTVISIIGLGFTLVGVPFGLSSTLWISLIDGGNVTMLYGWLVVGFFSICVVLSLSEIISKYPTSGGVYHFSAILSNEKYSSISSWFTGWFLLIGNWTYAVSIMFSGSQFILSIFGLKDVYYKEDTLWVLSVYFVILTFVGFVNFKFSGYLDHINKMCIVWSIGTVILIDLILLIFAKQTNSAAHTLTTFDNSRSGWPDPIAFMVGFQSSSFTLTGYGMLFSMTDEVKTPERNMPRGAVSAICMAVLQGLMFIIPLLIILPKLTILLDETPEIMPIDLIFKTATESYIVSFLLILLLVGTVLFQAIGSVTTASRSTYAFARDGGLPFKSLWTEVDSVEDAIVPKNALFLSMGVCGVFSLLALISPSAFNAFMGASVVSLALANGIPILCLMLNKRQKIKGAAFRLRKFGWIVNGISVFWVFLSIFILCMPPVIKNLTWYNMNYAFAVLLFLVALSSIGYKTWGNKVFTGPLLDEDYFELQTMSKVGNSASFAIGEAEEAIFTKDKEASYDPHTPSGTGTSSPKKEEGSKEHSDKDINERNNIEATNSIAQ from the coding sequence ATGTCCCCCGACGTGAACATTCCTAGACAACTGTACTATGCCAGCGGGTTCAATCTTATTCGTGACTCTGCCCCGGCCACATTTGTCAGTAACCTCCTACATGAGGATGATAATGAGGAGGAGCACGTTGAGCACTTCAAGTACAAGCAGCAGCTTGAGAGGAAACTCACGGTAATCTCGATCATTGGGCTTGGTTTCACTCTTGTTGGTGTGCCATTTGGGCTATCGTCTACGTTGTGGATCCTGTTGATCGATGGTGGTAATGTGACCATGCTCTATGGGTGGCTTGTGGTTGGATTCTTCAGCATATGCGTGGTGTTGAGTCTCAGCGAGATCATATCGAAGTATCCGACTTCAGGAGGTGTTTATCACTTCAGCGCTATTTTGAGCAATGAAAAGTATTCTTCCATTAGTTCCTGGTTCACAGGTTGGTTTCTCCTTATTGGCAATTGGACATATGCTGTGAGTATCATGTTTTCCGGTTCCCAATTCATTCTTTCCATATTTGGCCTCAAGGATGTATACTATAAAGAGGATACGCTCTGGGTGTTAAGTGTATACTTTGTCATTCTTACatttgttggttttgtcaacttcaagttctcgGGCTACTTGGACcacatcaacaagatgtGCATTGTATGGTCAATAGGCACGGTTATACTAATCGACCTAATCCTATTGATCTTTGCTAAACAGACCAACTCAGCTGCCCATACTTTAACGACTTTCGATAACTCCAGATCAGGTTGGCCTGACCCTATAGCCTTCATGGTTGGCTTTCAGAGCTCATCTTTTACGTTGACAGGGTATGGTATGCTATTTTCTATGACTGATGAGGTGAAAACTCCCGAAAGAAACATGCCTAGAGGTGCCGTAAGTGCCATTTGTATGGCGGTGCTTCAGGGCCTCATGTTCATTATCCCTCTTCTCATCATTTTGCCGAAACTAACgatccttcttgatgaaacCCCTGAAATAATGCCTATAGAtttgatcttcaagacCGCTACTGAGTCATACATAGTCTCGTTCTTGTTgatcctccttctcgtgGGAACCGTTTTGTTCCAAGCTATTGGCTCCGTGACAACCGCCTCGAGATCAACGTATGCATTTGCAAGAGATGGTGGGCTTCCTTTCAAGTCCCTCTGGACTGAGGTTGACTCGGTTGAAGATGCAATCGTGCCCAAAAACGCACTTTTTTTGTCGATGGGTGTATGTGGAGTGTTCTCTCTTTTAGCCCTCATATCTCCATCGGCATTCAATGCATTTATGGGTGCGTCAGTTGTCTCCCTAGCTTTAGCAAACGGAATACCCattctttgtttgatgTTAAATAAAAGACAAAAGATCAAGGGTGCGGCATTCAGGCTACGAAAGTTTGGTTGGATAGTAAATGGTATTTCGGTGTTTTGGGTATTCCTTCTGATCTTTATTTTATGTATGCCGCCGGTTATCAAAAACTTAACATGGTATAATATGAACTATGCCTTTGCAGTTCTTTTATTCTTGGTGGCTTTGTCCTCAATTGGGTACAAAACCTGGGGTAATAAGGTGTTCACAGGCCCTCTCTTGGATGAGGACTACTTTGAGCTTCAGACGATGAGTAAGGTGGGGAACTCGGCATCCTTTGCCATTGGCGAGGCAGAAGAGGCAATTTTTACGAAAGATAAAGAAGCCTCATACGACCCTCATACACCAAGCGGCACGGGGACCCTGAgcccaaaaaaagaagagggaaGCAAAGAGCATAGTGATAAAGATATTAATGAGAGAAATAATATAGAAGCAACCAACTCAATTGCACAATAA